A DNA window from Vibrio sp. CDRSL-10 TSBA contains the following coding sequences:
- a CDS encoding DUF3693 domain-containing protein, which translates to MTSYGNHKYQIWEQIALDMKVPASRISEFRKCKRYMTDSQAIFLAENSGIDPEVALLGCQADRNDNPTIKAMWENIAKKYNGLGLQGLSMACGSLALYAADAHSTLEQSL; encoded by the coding sequence ATTACCAGTTATGGGAATCATAAATACCAAATCTGGGAACAAATAGCGCTGGATATGAAAGTTCCAGCGTCGAGAATATCTGAATTCAGAAAATGCAAACGCTATATGACTGATTCACAAGCAATTTTCCTTGCAGAGAATTCAGGAATTGACCCAGAGGTGGCGTTACTGGGTTGCCAGGCTGACCGCAACGATAATCCAACCATTAAAGCGATGTGGGAAAACATTGCAAAAAAGTATAACGGGCTGGGTTTACAAGGATTATCAATGGCTTGCGGTAGCTTGGCTTTGTATGCGGCTGACGCCCACAGTACTTTAGAGCAATCACTCTAA
- a CDS encoding DUF5718 family protein — translation MSPKNNKKVPLFGVGIAGNFAGHLQQTGEANGLQGQVDASSPQAIFPFYVSGASEAYLAVNPYSFDTVRLPQETSAKVQMEPEIALVARVKYLGDSVIGIEPESMTLLNDVTYRNATVKKLAEKKNWGPASKGIAKKVWPLESFGALDNLDKYRFCSFHHRDGQWASCCKDVSLSDYSYSYEKLITWVMSQFNTQQDQGALHDLRQLVAEAGYPERMIISLGSSRYTEYGEQHQLLDGDELCAVLYDATRIDADQIAALIEGGQFEELAQNQIVLRQTCQAFS, via the coding sequence TTGAGCCCGAAAAATAATAAGAAAGTCCCGTTATTTGGGGTCGGTATCGCAGGAAATTTTGCCGGCCACCTGCAGCAAACGGGTGAAGCCAATGGTTTACAAGGCCAGGTCGACGCAAGCAGCCCTCAGGCTATTTTCCCGTTTTATGTCTCTGGTGCTTCAGAAGCGTACCTGGCAGTGAATCCGTATTCATTTGATACGGTGCGTTTGCCACAAGAAACCTCGGCCAAAGTGCAGATGGAACCGGAAATTGCGCTGGTTGCCCGGGTGAAATATCTGGGTGATTCGGTGATTGGCATCGAGCCGGAGTCGATGACTCTGCTAAATGACGTTACCTACCGCAACGCCACAGTGAAGAAACTGGCTGAGAAAAAGAATTGGGGCCCGGCTTCGAAAGGGATCGCGAAAAAGGTGTGGCCGCTTGAAAGCTTTGGCGCACTCGACAACCTGGATAAATATCGCTTCTGCAGTTTCCATCATCGTGATGGTCAATGGGCATCCTGCTGTAAAGACGTTTCGTTGTCAGACTACAGCTACAGTTACGAAAAGCTGATTACCTGGGTGATGAGTCAGTTTAATACTCAGCAAGATCAAGGTGCGCTGCATGACCTGCGTCAATTAGTTGCCGAAGCGGGCTACCCGGAACGCATGATTATTTCACTGGGCTCATCTCGGTACACCGAATATGGTGAGCAGCATCAGTTGCTGGACGGCGATGAGTTGTGTGCCGTACTTTACGATGCAACCCGCATCGACGCGGATCAGATTGCCGCTTTGATTGAGGGCGGACAGTTTGAAGAGCTGGCACAAAATCAAATCGTCTTGCGTCAGACCTGCCAGGCATTTAGCTGA
- a CDS encoding Solitary outer membrane autotransporter beta-barrel domain encodes MAFSGLFSLPVHAGYAFIEKFLENNFAATVVLSDSEVFTVGISDFNPNEILNTENEDWGTETSLDNRKTYAVASWPYTFELSEEDAVNQHSVLLRLSGTLSDETIQFVDGEPHDDFHQTLVDLYSAYRVRHHFDQHWSLEPGIGHHLMYYQNSVDYHSPTGQLFQPFLDDLIFNTSAWAAVLEPHIRLKYESPQSWGRWSVSSSWHYFYGFGWLMTPPFKSDWIDNVGIGLSLNYGSAFKGGSIVLFFNQE; translated from the coding sequence GTGGCATTCTCAGGCCTGTTCTCATTACCGGTGCACGCAGGCTACGCTTTTATTGAAAAGTTTCTTGAGAATAACTTTGCTGCTACGGTCGTATTGAGTGACAGCGAAGTGTTTACCGTTGGCATCAGTGATTTTAACCCAAATGAGATTCTCAATACCGAGAATGAAGACTGGGGGACCGAAACTTCGCTCGACAACCGGAAAACGTACGCGGTCGCTTCATGGCCGTATACGTTTGAACTGAGTGAGGAGGATGCAGTGAATCAACACAGTGTCTTATTGCGTTTATCGGGGACACTGAGTGATGAAACGATCCAGTTTGTCGACGGCGAGCCCCATGACGATTTTCATCAGACATTGGTTGATCTCTATAGCGCATATCGGGTCAGGCATCATTTTGATCAGCATTGGTCGCTGGAGCCGGGGATCGGCCATCATCTGATGTATTATCAAAATAGCGTTGATTACCACAGTCCGACCGGGCAGTTGTTTCAGCCGTTTCTTGACGATCTTATTTTTAATACCAGTGCCTGGGCGGCTGTGCTAGAGCCGCATATCAGACTCAAGTACGAGTCGCCACAAAGTTGGGGCCGGTGGTCTGTGTCTTCATCCTGGCATTATTTCTACGGTTTTGGCTGGTTGATGACACCGCCGTTTAAAAGTGATTGGATCGATAATGTGGGGATCGGGCTCTCTCTGAATTACGGCAGTGCGTTTAAAGGCGGCAGTATTGTCCTGTTCTTTAATCAGGAGTGA
- a CDS encoding DUF2861 family protein translates to MTMRSTALLIGTLLSVPLSAQAVEWFQKSTPLTQAHQNLLNNDLASMFASLVEVWQLDHNKNIRSHLDELLLQSLTVDCGKGLDNKAFPDWISGVTLRRIDIQSPGRDAYQVLIDAKVTKAISDIKLTQWVDKPLSSDSTFTRTDRDSVTSNTQSYLKRYNLNTKLNMGLYRLDITAADKETWSSWIIFGHPQAKQTVRWASKDQWVVEKNALLNRYCPLPKLGVSVFDYEDGKYKEIWKQTYESDYPTKLEQDDLPDDRYVLAVSMTHHRWQGPIVIEQSQVISKTYDVSLDE, encoded by the coding sequence ATAACAATGCGATCAACGGCTTTACTGATTGGCACGCTGCTCAGCGTGCCTTTATCAGCCCAGGCAGTGGAGTGGTTTCAAAAAAGCACTCCACTGACCCAGGCGCACCAAAACCTGCTCAACAACGACCTAGCGAGCATGTTCGCTTCTTTGGTTGAAGTCTGGCAGCTCGATCACAACAAAAACATTCGTTCACACCTCGATGAACTATTGCTGCAATCACTGACTGTCGATTGCGGTAAAGGCTTAGATAACAAAGCATTTCCGGACTGGATTTCGGGAGTCACTCTGCGCAGAATTGATATTCAAAGCCCGGGGCGCGATGCGTACCAGGTACTGATTGATGCCAAAGTGACCAAAGCGATCAGCGACATCAAGCTGACACAGTGGGTTGATAAGCCTCTTTCCAGTGACAGTACCTTTACCCGAACCGACCGTGACAGTGTCACATCAAACACGCAATCGTATTTGAAACGCTACAATCTCAATACCAAGCTCAATATGGGCCTTTACCGTCTGGATATCACCGCTGCGGATAAAGAAACCTGGAGCTCGTGGATTATTTTCGGTCACCCGCAAGCAAAACAGACTGTACGTTGGGCTTCGAAAGACCAATGGGTCGTTGAGAAAAACGCGCTGCTGAACCGTTATTGCCCGCTGCCTAAATTGGGTGTCTCCGTGTTTGATTATGAAGATGGTAAGTACAAAGAGATCTGGAAACAGACCTACGAGTCAGACTATCCGACCAAACTGGAGCAGGACGACTTGCCCGATGATCGCTATGTGTTAGCAGTGTCGATGACCCATCATCGCTGGCAAGGGCCAATAGTTATTGAGCAATCTCAAGTTATCAGCAAAACATATGACGTTTCGCTAGATGAATAA
- the vxrA gene encoding sensor histidine kinase VxrA produces MIYRRFKLIKAILNTIALLGISFSSATYADSLPERIDLFISLFDYKSAVVSYDIRAIQNDYPTRLLTPDTMLPQTSSYPIRDIQQLYQLARTCSGKLPLNPLVTEPLVFTRALCKGTQLPLRWFGRSALIHPGGGTYASRYAEVHPELMNKLTQYMHIQERPKAAAGTLLGRLQSMSEDTISALIAGAVMFGDDGELWLRKGDEYYVFDDDTWNENASKAGLSFSIASPENTCFVQRGNICWNIEDHSDLLRISMVVLVIANILLVMGWSVYRWNSKRQDMKSRMLILQILTHELRTPIASLSLTVEGFRREFEHLPESVYDEFRRLCEDSRRLRQLAEASKDYLQSDNKPLATDWVPSVEEWLRFKVEEEFAEPVELIINQDIAAKLNVYWLGTCVDNLIRNAVKYGVAPVTLEVITRADAVTIKVKDQGTLTNKDWRHLRKPFVSKSGLGLGLTIVESMVGRMGGTMNLVGPPTTFILEIPCETDIASC; encoded by the coding sequence ATGATCTACCGAAGATTCAAATTGATTAAAGCGATACTAAATACCATAGCGTTACTGGGGATTTCTTTCTCCTCAGCGACTTATGCAGATTCGTTACCGGAACGTATCGATCTGTTTATATCGCTGTTTGATTATAAATCCGCGGTAGTATCTTACGATATACGTGCAATACAGAATGACTATCCGACCCGGTTGCTGACACCGGATACGATGCTGCCGCAAACATCATCCTATCCAATCCGGGACATCCAGCAGCTGTATCAGCTAGCAAGAACGTGCTCAGGTAAACTGCCTCTCAACCCTTTAGTGACGGAACCTTTGGTTTTTACCCGGGCACTATGTAAAGGCACCCAATTACCATTGCGCTGGTTCGGGCGCAGTGCGCTGATTCATCCCGGCGGCGGTACTTATGCTTCGCGGTATGCTGAAGTGCATCCTGAACTGATGAACAAGCTGACTCAGTACATGCACATCCAGGAGCGTCCGAAAGCGGCAGCTGGTACGTTACTGGGCCGTTTGCAAAGTATGAGCGAAGACACCATCTCCGCTTTGATTGCCGGCGCCGTAATGTTTGGTGATGACGGGGAACTTTGGCTGCGCAAAGGTGACGAATACTATGTCTTTGATGACGATACCTGGAACGAAAACGCCAGCAAAGCCGGATTGTCCTTCAGTATAGCGTCGCCGGAAAATACCTGTTTTGTACAGCGTGGTAACATCTGCTGGAATATTGAGGATCATTCTGACCTGTTACGTATAAGTATGGTGGTGTTGGTGATTGCCAACATCCTGCTGGTGATGGGTTGGTCGGTTTACCGATGGAATTCAAAGCGTCAGGATATGAAGAGTCGTATGTTGATTCTGCAAATTCTGACTCACGAACTGCGCACCCCAATCGCCAGTTTGTCCCTGACGGTGGAAGGCTTCCGACGTGAATTTGAACATTTACCGGAGTCTGTATACGATGAGTTTCGTCGCTTGTGTGAAGATTCACGCCGTTTACGCCAACTCGCTGAAGCAAGTAAAGATTATCTGCAATCCGATAATAAGCCGCTTGCGACAGACTGGGTTCCGTCCGTTGAAGAGTGGTTAAGATTTAAAGTTGAAGAAGAGTTTGCCGAACCGGTCGAGCTGATCATCAACCAAGATATCGCCGCCAAGCTCAATGTGTATTGGCTTGGTACATGTGTCGACAATTTAATACGCAACGCGGTAAAGTATGGCGTTGCTCCGGTGACGCTGGAAGTCATCACCCGAGCGGATGCTGTGACCATTAAGGTTAAGGACCAGGGAACGCTCACCAATAAGGATTGGCGTCATTTACGCAAGCCTTTCGTCAGTAAAAGTGGCTTAGGACTTGGTTTAACTATAGTAGAATCGATGGTCGGAAGAATGGGGGGAACAATGAACCTCGTTGGACCACCGACCACATTTATATTGGAGATACCCTGTGAAACAGACATTGCTTCTTGTTGA
- a CDS encoding Re/Si-specific NAD(P)(+) transhydrogenase subunit alpha, with amino-acid sequence MQIGVPKEILAGETRVAASPSSVEQLIKLGFEVVVESQAGELASFEDSAFEAAGAKVVTKDEAWQSDIILKVNAPLSDDSVDEIALLKEGATLVSFIWPAQNAELMEKLTVKSINVMAMDCVPRISRAQALDALSSMANIAGYRAVVEAAHEFGRFFTGQITAAGKVPPAKVFVAGAGVAGLAAIGAAGSLGAIVRAFDVRPEVKEQVQSMGAEFLELDYQENSGSGDGYAKEMSDDFNRKAAELYAAQAKDVDIIITTALIPGKPAPKLVTKEMVDSMKPGSVIVDLAAANGGNCEYTVKDQVFVTPNGVKVIGYTDMVGRLPTQSSQLFATNLVNLLKLLCKEKDGNINIDFEDVVVRGVTVVKDGEITWPAPPIQVSAQPQQKPKAQPKAEKKESEPVSPVKKLVGLAVGVGAFAWIASVAPAAFLGHFTVFVLACVVGYYVVWNVTHALHTPLMSVTNAISGIIVVGALLQIGQGNGVVTFLAFIAVLIASINIFGGFTVTKRMLEMFRKN; translated from the coding sequence ATGCAAATTGGTGTACCAAAGGAAATACTCGCAGGGGAAACGCGAGTCGCTGCTTCACCATCGTCGGTTGAACAGTTAATCAAGCTAGGTTTTGAGGTCGTTGTCGAATCTCAGGCAGGGGAATTGGCAAGTTTTGAAGATTCTGCATTCGAAGCTGCTGGTGCAAAAGTAGTGACTAAAGATGAAGCCTGGCAATCGGACATCATCCTGAAAGTCAATGCACCGCTTAGCGACGACAGCGTCGACGAGATTGCTTTGCTTAAGGAAGGCGCCACACTGGTCAGCTTTATCTGGCCTGCACAAAATGCAGAGCTGATGGAAAAACTGACCGTGAAAAGTATCAATGTCATGGCGATGGATTGCGTACCACGTATTTCTCGCGCTCAGGCATTGGACGCTCTCTCTTCAATGGCCAACATCGCCGGTTATCGTGCGGTGGTGGAAGCGGCGCATGAATTTGGTCGCTTCTTTACCGGTCAGATTACCGCGGCGGGTAAAGTACCGCCAGCGAAAGTATTTGTCGCCGGTGCCGGTGTTGCTGGTTTGGCTGCCATCGGTGCGGCAGGTAGCCTGGGTGCTATCGTACGTGCTTTCGACGTTCGACCTGAAGTAAAAGAGCAGGTTCAGTCAATGGGTGCTGAGTTCCTGGAACTTGATTATCAGGAAAACTCCGGTTCAGGTGACGGTTACGCCAAGGAGATGTCGGATGATTTCAACCGTAAAGCGGCTGAACTGTATGCGGCTCAGGCGAAAGATGTCGACATCATTATTACCACTGCGCTTATCCCGGGCAAACCTGCGCCAAAACTGGTGACCAAAGAGATGGTCGACAGCATGAAACCGGGCAGCGTGATTGTCGATTTGGCGGCAGCGAACGGCGGTAACTGTGAATACACAGTCAAAGACCAGGTATTCGTTACCCCGAATGGCGTTAAAGTGATCGGCTATACCGATATGGTGGGTCGTCTGCCAACGCAATCTTCTCAACTTTTCGCAACTAACTTGGTTAACTTGCTGAAACTGCTGTGCAAAGAAAAAGACGGCAATATCAACATCGATTTTGAAGATGTGGTTGTGCGCGGCGTCACCGTGGTCAAAGATGGTGAAATCACCTGGCCGGCACCGCCGATTCAGGTTTCTGCTCAGCCACAACAAAAGCCAAAAGCCCAGCCTAAAGCCGAAAAAAAAGAGTCTGAACCTGTCTCTCCGGTGAAAAAACTGGTTGGTCTCGCGGTTGGCGTGGGTGCGTTTGCGTGGATCGCCTCAGTGGCCCCGGCTGCATTCCTTGGGCACTTTACCGTATTCGTTCTGGCCTGTGTCGTGGGTTACTACGTGGTCTGGAACGTTACCCATGCTCTGCATACACCTCTGATGTCGGTAACCAATGCGATTTCGGGCATCATCGTTGTGGGCGCACTGCTGCAAATCGGGCAGGGTAATGGCGTGGTGACTTTCCTGGCGTTTATCGCCGTCTTGATTGCCAGTATCAACATCTTTGGTGGCTTTACCGTGACCAAACGTATGCTTGAAATGTTCCGTAAAAATTAA
- the yciH gene encoding stress response translation initiation inhibitor YciH: protein MTLVYSTEVGRIQQEPEKTERPKGDGIVRIHKETKGRKGKGVCIVKGLDLDDAPLKLLAAELKKVCGCGGSVKDGDIEIQGDMRDKIKALLEKKGFKVKLAGG, encoded by the coding sequence ATGACACTTGTATATTCGACAGAAGTCGGCCGAATTCAACAGGAACCAGAGAAAACCGAACGTCCTAAAGGCGACGGTATTGTCCGTATCCACAAAGAAACCAAAGGCCGTAAAGGCAAAGGCGTTTGTATTGTCAAAGGCCTGGATTTGGATGACGCGCCACTCAAACTTTTGGCAGCTGAACTTAAGAAAGTCTGCGGTTGCGGCGGCTCGGTAAAAGATGGCGACATCGAGATCCAAGGCGACATGCGCGACAAGATTAAAGCGTTGCTGGAAAAGAAAGGTTTCAAGGTCAAATTAGCCGGCGGCTAA
- a CDS encoding TetR/AcrR family transcriptional regulator — protein sequence MDTEQGQKKRSISGEIRRRNEEMILQAAVDEFVKHGYKGTSVQAIADRVNLPKANILYYFKSKTGLYKALLQEILTMWNDGFSEEAASLPPETVLRNYIVGKMQYSRTHPQESKIFAQEIIQGAPVIADAIQFPMVNWAAGKATIIEAWIEQGLIRPIQPLHLLFLIWGATQFYADFDTEIQLIKGAPMTEQEFEQAQEFLVEMVLRGLQVTA from the coding sequence TTGGATACGGAACAGGGACAGAAAAAACGGTCTATTTCAGGCGAGATCCGACGTCGTAATGAGGAAATGATCTTGCAGGCTGCGGTCGATGAATTCGTAAAACATGGTTATAAAGGGACCTCGGTACAAGCGATTGCCGACCGGGTGAATTTACCTAAAGCCAATATCCTGTATTATTTCAAATCCAAAACAGGGCTGTACAAGGCTCTGCTGCAAGAAATTCTCACCATGTGGAATGATGGCTTTTCGGAAGAGGCGGCCAGTCTGCCACCGGAAACGGTATTGCGAAATTATATTGTCGGTAAAATGCAATACAGCCGCACGCATCCGCAGGAATCGAAGATTTTTGCCCAGGAGATCATCCAGGGCGCGCCGGTGATTGCCGATGCGATTCAGTTCCCTATGGTCAACTGGGCAGCCGGCAAGGCGACCATTATAGAAGCCTGGATAGAGCAGGGGTTAATTCGTCCGATTCAGCCGCTGCATCTGCTGTTTCTGATTTGGGGCGCAACTCAGTTTTATGCCGATTTTGATACGGAAATTCAGTTGATTAAAGGCGCACCTATGACTGAACAAGAGTTTGAACAGGCACAGGAGTTTTTAGTCGAAATGGTACTACGCGGGCTACAAGTGACAGCGTAA
- a CDS encoding late competence development ComFB family protein, with protein MQISVDVHNYMEVLVGHVLAEEHYTRQYNNEQLADLACLALSQIRPIYIRHDIDFLAALPETRLLTLKTRAETAVQAAESMILDDRRKNRDDVPVVMTQTHFDEDAELEWYEKPILRHPKPDV; from the coding sequence ATGCAAATCAGTGTTGATGTGCACAATTATATGGAAGTGCTGGTGGGCCATGTTTTGGCAGAAGAGCATTATACCCGGCAATACAACAACGAACAGCTGGCTGACTTGGCCTGTCTGGCTTTGAGCCAGATCCGACCTATCTACATTCGCCACGACATCGATTTTCTTGCGGCACTACCGGAAACCCGCTTATTGACGCTGAAGACAAGGGCAGAAACTGCCGTTCAGGCAGCGGAATCAATGATCCTTGATGATCGACGTAAAAACCGTGATGATGTGCCGGTGGTGATGACGCAAACGCACTTCGATGAAGACGCAGAACTCGAATGGTATGAAAAACCGATATTGCGTCATCCGAAACCGGATGTTTAA
- a CDS encoding AIPR family protein: MTDGPNDKGIDFIYQNNSTLYIVQGYFSKKEDYKIEAPASKAADLNQALAWVKTGNISALPVDLKDKISEVRSLIDNDEIDTIELLYTHNCIESENVRRELDTCAQYLKSAYSEKDLAVEYKELGAKSIEKLYISLSQQIVITEDIKFDGEIFTSLNDDGWSAYLGYVNGSWLHEQYLKKPNDLFSANYRGFMGINKRKKINNAIRSTAENNPTDFFVFNNGITILTVKFNSLNNTLSGISIINGAQTTGSIGAVSDSDKLNNVKVMCRIIECDDEEKVKKIVQYNNTQNHITTWDHYTNSMEQKALIEEFKKFGYTYSLKRGFENSGALFGIESVAQPLVAFHGDYNSANRGKNYVFETNSAYQNAFKDSKAQHILLAYCVSKAIERHKGSLKSKQNRKDSDEKAFVFLQNLKSRYFVTAVVGQILDEIADQSIDVKFAKFKYNSCITSNFSLDDLIGFWVPVVAAILPLIISVTNTDLTSYLSETKENQLQIVSDSVKEKLASLRQITDLQPLTDLATHIE, from the coding sequence TTGACAGACGGCCCAAACGACAAGGGTATAGACTTTATCTATCAAAACAACTCTACTCTATACATTGTACAAGGCTATTTCTCTAAAAAAGAAGATTATAAAATAGAGGCTCCAGCAAGCAAAGCTGCAGATCTGAATCAAGCATTAGCATGGGTTAAAACGGGCAACATATCGGCGCTACCAGTAGATTTAAAAGATAAAATATCAGAGGTACGATCATTAATAGATAATGATGAAATCGATACAATAGAACTCTTATACACTCACAATTGCATCGAGTCTGAAAATGTTCGTAGAGAGCTTGATACGTGCGCGCAGTATCTAAAAAGTGCTTATTCAGAGAAAGATTTGGCCGTTGAATATAAAGAGCTTGGAGCAAAAAGTATTGAAAAACTTTACATATCACTATCTCAACAAATAGTAATAACAGAAGATATAAAATTCGACGGTGAAATATTTACATCTTTAAACGATGATGGTTGGAGTGCTTACTTAGGTTATGTCAATGGCAGTTGGTTACATGAACAATATTTGAAAAAACCGAATGATTTGTTCAGTGCAAACTATCGTGGATTTATGGGTATAAATAAAAGAAAAAAAATAAATAACGCGATCAGATCTACAGCAGAAAACAATCCAACAGATTTTTTTGTATTTAACAATGGCATCACTATTCTCACTGTTAAATTCAACTCTCTTAATAATACACTAAGCGGAATATCAATTATAAATGGTGCACAAACTACAGGTTCAATCGGTGCAGTATCTGATTCAGATAAGCTTAATAATGTGAAGGTAATGTGCAGAATTATTGAATGTGATGATGAAGAGAAGGTGAAAAAAATTGTGCAATACAATAACACTCAGAACCATATTACTACGTGGGACCACTATACAAACAGTATGGAACAAAAGGCACTAATAGAAGAGTTTAAAAAATTCGGATATACTTATTCTCTTAAGCGTGGCTTTGAAAATTCTGGTGCCTTATTTGGTATTGAATCAGTAGCTCAGCCATTAGTTGCATTCCATGGTGATTATAATAGTGCTAACAGAGGTAAAAACTACGTCTTTGAAACTAATAGCGCTTATCAAAATGCTTTCAAAGACTCAAAGGCTCAACATATTTTACTTGCTTATTGTGTTTCCAAAGCAATTGAAAGGCATAAAGGTTCTTTAAAATCCAAACAAAATAGAAAGGATAGCGATGAAAAGGCGTTTGTTTTTCTTCAGAATTTAAAATCTAGATATTTTGTTACTGCTGTTGTTGGTCAAATTTTGGATGAAATTGCTGATCAATCTATAGATGTAAAATTCGCGAAATTCAAGTATAACTCATGTATTACTTCTAATTTCAGTTTGGATGATTTAATCGGATTTTGGGTGCCTGTGGTCGCAGCGATATTACCTCTAATCATCAGTGTAACTAATACTGACTTGACGAGTTATTTAAGTGAAACTAAAGAGAATCAATTACAAATCGTTTCTGATTCAGTTAAAGAGAAACTTGCCTCACTAAGACAAATAACTGATTTACAACCTCTAACAGATTTAGCAACTCATATTGAGTAA
- a CDS encoding diguanylate cyclase: MEYEPHASIWFPPAGVTFAIFLVLGWSYLPVLIACCIGSTFWEDSLYGSHQTISTLISTGLLFAAIHSCSYWVGATILKRFNERSGYLKVPHLILIFLLVAVLSSVLAALGGSSALALTGIITSEEITSLWVPWWIGDLIGVVVITPIIVSLLGGIYPEEGRWLTQYFKPLITNAPPGQFLLKLATSMVILTVISLLVAYYPSSHIVFTVFFLGIAQMWIVFTETATRSFLSLALLSTLTALLIAWLGLSEKALVYQFTIYLLAANTYFGLWVPHILVDNQKLRRLSEQDMLTEVESRGYFIRNAKEEIVRAKRYNQPVSLLLFDVDNFKAINDTYGHIVGDKVLTNVARLVDETIRASDKVGRFGGDEFMVLLPGDNEQQALLLAERLRHAVACTDFEELDCPVTCSFGVAEVQEKRYVQHRV, encoded by the coding sequence ATGGAATACGAGCCTCACGCCAGTATTTGGTTTCCACCGGCAGGCGTGACCTTTGCTATTTTCCTGGTGCTGGGTTGGTCGTACCTGCCGGTTTTGATCGCCTGCTGTATCGGATCAACATTCTGGGAAGACAGTTTGTATGGCTCACATCAGACCATTTCTACCCTCATCTCGACCGGTTTGCTGTTTGCCGCCATTCACAGCTGCTCCTACTGGGTCGGTGCTACTATTCTCAAACGATTCAATGAGCGCAGCGGTTATCTGAAAGTCCCGCATCTGATCTTAATTTTTCTTTTGGTTGCGGTGCTCTCCTCGGTATTAGCCGCCCTTGGCGGTTCCTCTGCGCTGGCTTTGACCGGCATTATTACCAGTGAGGAAATCACTTCGTTATGGGTGCCATGGTGGATAGGCGATTTGATTGGCGTTGTGGTCATCACGCCGATTATTGTCAGTCTGCTTGGCGGTATTTACCCGGAAGAAGGCCGCTGGCTGACTCAGTATTTTAAACCGCTGATCACTAATGCGCCGCCGGGACAATTTCTGCTCAAGCTCGCCACTTCTATGGTGATTTTAACGGTAATTAGCCTGCTTGTTGCCTACTATCCGTCGTCCCATATTGTGTTTACGGTTTTTTTCCTCGGTATTGCCCAGATGTGGATTGTATTTACCGAAACGGCAACCCGCTCATTTCTTAGTCTTGCTCTGCTCAGTACCCTGACCGCGCTGCTGATTGCCTGGCTTGGATTGTCTGAGAAAGCGTTGGTGTATCAGTTCACTATTTATCTGCTGGCGGCAAACACCTACTTCGGATTATGGGTGCCGCATATTCTGGTCGATAATCAGAAACTGCGCCGTTTATCAGAGCAGGACATGTTGACTGAAGTGGAAAGTCGCGGCTATTTCATTCGTAATGCCAAAGAGGAAATCGTACGCGCCAAGCGCTACAACCAACCCGTTTCTTTACTACTGTTTGATGTCGATAATTTTAAAGCCATCAATGATACCTATGGCCATATTGTCGGTGACAAGGTGTTAACCAATGTCGCACGCTTAGTGGATGAAACCATCCGGGCATCTGATAAGGTTGGCCGCTTTGGCGGCGATGAATTTATGGTACTACTGCCAGGCGATAACGAACAACAGGCATTACTGCTGGCAGAGCGCCTGCGCCACGCTGTTGCCTGCACAGATTTCGAAGAGCTCGATTGCCCCGTCACCTGTAGTTTTGGTGTGGCTGAAGTGCAAGAGAAACGATACGTTCAGCACCGCGTTTGA
- a CDS encoding YoaH family protein: protein MFDDLPTLSHAEQQAAVEKIQQLMAQGISTAEAIKIVAQQIRQEQQQQADNQE from the coding sequence ATGTTTGATGATTTACCTACCTTAAGCCACGCCGAGCAACAGGCGGCGGTCGAAAAAATTCAGCAGTTGATGGCGCAGGGCATCAGTACTGCAGAAGCGATTAAAATCGTAGCGCAGCAAATCCGCCAGGAGCAGCAGCAACAAGCAGACAACCAAGAATAG
- a CDS encoding HlyU family transcriptional regulator, giving the protein MGLFSRLFGGKSENQIEVVQPVEYKGFLIYQEPQAEGGQYRIAGRITKEIDGELKTHRFIRSDVLPSKEDAKELMLKKAQMFIDQMSGNIFS; this is encoded by the coding sequence GTGGGATTGTTTTCTCGTTTGTTTGGCGGTAAGTCAGAGAACCAAATTGAAGTTGTCCAGCCTGTCGAATACAAAGGCTTTCTTATTTATCAGGAGCCACAGGCGGAAGGCGGCCAATATCGTATCGCCGGCCGGATTACCAAAGAAATAGACGGTGAACTGAAAACCCATCGTTTCATTCGTTCCGATGTTCTGCCAAGTAAAGAAGATGCCAAAGAACTGATGCTGAAAAAAGCGCAGATGTTCATCGATCAAATGAGCGGTAATATCTTCTCCTAA